In one window of Ignatzschineria indica DNA:
- the drt2 gene encoding antiviral reverse transcriptase Drt2 translates to MKLKSSDWYRNRGYLHFDQQIGIKAARAIVTNPKKVARHSFYPMLRYCAFTIKLGKASEDASLVKTHKAREITYASHLDSHIYAYYGKVLELSYEQILSQLNLSDVVLAFRRLGKSNVDFAYEAFKEIESRKNCDVIALDITGFFDNLDHQHLKDAWAKLLHKDQLPEDHYAVYRSLTRYAYCIRDEIYREFEISLNNPWHQRKRICSAYEFRSRVREKEYISINNTDRGIPQGTAISALLSNIFMLNFDQKLHSKMNDLGGSYRRYCDDMLFILPKSQQFDVESFVASEIKAYGLSINSKKTEKRLFRDSKSNKALQYLGFTYDGKRILLRSAALARFSEKMNKSIRLVKNTVNKESKKMGYKVPLRRKKLYERYSHLGHRNFITYGLRASEVMNSKAIRKQIKPLWDRLNQKLDEVDQSIKDQ, encoded by the coding sequence ATGAAATTAAAAAGTTCTGATTGGTACCGAAATAGAGGGTACCTACATTTTGATCAGCAGATCGGAATAAAAGCAGCTCGAGCAATTGTGACAAACCCTAAAAAGGTGGCGCGTCACAGCTTTTATCCAATGTTGAGGTATTGTGCTTTTACAATAAAACTAGGTAAAGCATCAGAAGATGCTTCTTTGGTTAAAACCCATAAAGCACGAGAAATTACTTATGCCTCACATTTAGACTCCCATATTTATGCATACTACGGAAAAGTTTTAGAATTATCCTATGAGCAGATTCTTTCGCAATTAAATCTTTCCGATGTTGTTTTAGCTTTTAGAAGGTTAGGTAAGTCGAATGTAGATTTTGCTTATGAGGCTTTTAAGGAGATAGAGTCACGAAAAAATTGTGACGTTATTGCGCTCGATATTACCGGTTTTTTTGATAACCTTGATCATCAACATCTAAAGGATGCTTGGGCAAAACTTCTTCATAAAGATCAATTGCCGGAAGATCATTATGCGGTGTATCGATCATTAACTCGTTACGCTTATTGCATAAGGGATGAGATTTATAGAGAGTTTGAAATCTCTTTAAACAATCCATGGCATCAGCGTAAAAGGATCTGCTCTGCTTATGAGTTTCGATCTCGGGTGAGAGAAAAGGAATATATTTCAATTAATAATACAGATAGAGGTATTCCCCAGGGAACAGCTATTAGTGCGTTGCTCTCTAATATCTTTATGTTAAATTTCGACCAAAAATTGCATTCAAAAATGAATGATTTAGGTGGAAGTTATCGTCGCTATTGTGATGATATGTTATTTATACTTCCTAAGTCTCAACAATTTGATGTCGAAAGCTTTGTTGCTTCAGAAATAAAAGCATATGGACTGTCTATTAATTCTAAAAAAACAGAGAAACGACTATTTAGAGATAGTAAAAGTAATAAAGCGCTTCAATACTTAGGGTTTACATATGATGGTAAACGAATTTTGTTAAGATCAGCTGCTTTAGCTCGATTTTCTGAAAAAATGAATAAATCAATTCGTTTAGTGAAGAATACGGTCAATAAAGAATCTAAAAAAATGGGTTATAAAGTGCCATTACGTAGAAAGAAACTGTATGAAAGATATAGTCACTTAGGACATAGAAACTTCATTACTTATGGGCTGAGAGCTTCTGAAGTTATGAATTCTAAGGCTATTAGAAAACAGATTAAACCATTGTGGG